In Arachis hypogaea cultivar Tifrunner chromosome 17, arahy.Tifrunner.gnm2.J5K5, whole genome shotgun sequence, a single window of DNA contains:
- the LOC140180668 gene encoding uncharacterized protein — MVGTELVKRILVDTGADSNILFRNVFDAMGLKESDLKSHQHGVMGLGDNYIKPDGTISLPICLETGEDRRSVMADFVVLRDSTAYNIILGRMTINEFLAVICTKFLTMKFVTDKGAVGSIRGGLEVAVACDNASLSLRKESKKAAGMFLADPEVDMEKFQIGKSAEQFTFVNKNLPHELKGPPMEMIKANNDLFAWTPSDMPGLDPEVMSHRLVVKPDAKPIAQRRRKMSLERADEVAK; from the coding sequence ATGGTGGGAACCGAGTTGGTCAAGAGAATCCTCGTTGATACCGGAGCTGACTCCAATATCCTATTCAGGAATGTGTTTGACGCCATGGGACTCAAGGAGTCCGACCTCAAGAGCCACCAACACGGGGTCATGGGTCTAGGCGACAACTACATAAAGCCTGATGGGACAATCTCTCTCCCAATCTGCCTGGAAACTGGGGAGGACAGGAGATCGGTTATGGCGGACTTCGTAGTCCTCAGAGACTCTACGGCCTACAACATCATTTTGGGAAGAATGACCATCAACGAATTTTTGGCCGTGATATGTACTAAATTCCTAACAATGAAGTTCGTAACGGACAAAGGGGCAGTTGGCTCCATTAGGGGGGGCTTAGAAGTGGCAGTCGCCTGCGATAATGCCAGTCTCTCTCTAAGGAAAGAGTCCAAAAAAGCGGCAGGCATGTTCTTAGCAGACCCAGAGGTGGACATGGAAAAGTTTCAGATAGGGAAGTCGGCAGAACAGTTTACCTTTGTAAACAAAAATCTACCCCACGAACTCAAGGGCCCTCCCATGGAGATGATAAAGGCAAACAatgacctctttgcctggacacCGTCGGACATGCCGGGCCTGGACCCCGAGGTCATGTCCCACCGACTAGTCGTCAAACCTGACGCCAAGCCAATAGCCCAGCGACGAAGAAAGATGTCCCTAGAAAGGGCTGATGAGGTCGCTAAATAA
- the LOC112763609 gene encoding uncharacterized protein — protein MRYDGTKDPQEHLTAFEARMNLEGVGDAVRCRAFPITLAGLVIRWFNELPQESITAFPDISQNFLARFTTRIAKANHPINLLGVTQKPGELTKKFLDRFNDECLEIDGLTNSVASLCLTNGLLNKDFRKHLTTKPVWTMQAIQNVAKEYINDEEVNQVVAANKRQLSNPPPWQAPQIDRFMETPRDRAPTKQHKKLPRVGRFTNYMPLMAPIVEVYQQIIDKGILSRPRPLKERTGGNKSLYCDYHKGFGHKTQDCFDFKDALEQAIWEGKLSEFSRLIRESRRRERDHSEEYHSRTVKARQEPMGNVDKPPTFVVNVVVGRNTPPNLGQQQRIPGSSLSRQGVPPLQAKNLP, from the coding sequence atgaggtatgacgGGACTAAGGACCCCCAGGAACACCTCACCGCCTTTGAAGCAAGAATGAACCTGGAGGGAGTAGGCGACGCAGTGAGATGCCGAGCATTCCCTATAACGCTTGCCGGCCTGGTGATCCGGTGGTTTAATGAACTCCCACAAGAATCCATCACGGCCTTCCCGGACATCTCCCAAAACTTCCTAGCTCGATTCACCACACGCATAGCCAAGGCAAATCACCCAATAAACTTGTTAGGAGTCACCCAAAAACCCGGGGAGCTGACCAAAAAATTCCTGGACAGATTCAACGACGAGTGCCTAGAGATCGATGGCCTCACGAACTCAGTTGCTAGCCTTTGCCTAACAAATGGCCTGCTAAATAAGGACTTTAGAAAGCACCTCACAACCAAGCCCGTATGGACAATGCAAGCGATTCAAAACGTGGCCAAAGAGTACATTAATGACGAGGAAGTCAACCAGGTCGTAGCCGCCAATAAACGGCAGCTCTCTAACCCCCCACCTTGGCAGGCCCCCCAGATCGATAGGTTTATGGAGACTCCTAGGGACAGAGCCCCGACCAAGCAACACAAAAAACTTCCCCGAGTTGGAAGGTTTACAAACTACATGCCACTCATGGCGCCCATAGTAGAAGTCTACCAACAAATTATAGACAAGGGAATCCTATCCAGACCCAGGCCATTGAAAGAGAGAACAGGAGGCAACAAGAGCCTCTACTGTGATTACCATAAGGGCTTCGGCCACAAGACTCAAGACTGTTTCGATTTCAAAGACGCTTTAGAGCAGGCCATATGGGAAGGAAAATTGAGTGAGTTCTCCCGACTTATCCGAGAATCGAGGAGACGAGAACGGGACCACTCAGAAGAATATCATAGCCGAACTGTCAAAGCCAGACAAGAACCCATGGGGAACGTTGATAAGCCCCCAACTTTTGTGGTCAACGTTGTGGTCGGACGTAATACCCCTCCAAATCTAGGTCAGCAGCAAAGGATACCTGGGTCCTCTCTATCTCGACAGGGGGTCCCACCACTCCAAGCAAAAAACCTCCCATGA